Proteins from a single region of Segatella copri:
- a CDS encoding AAA family ATPase codes for MNQIKKIVLTGGPCAGKTTAMVKVIEHFSSLGYKVFTIPEVPTMFTQAGMNYLTSNKDFFFEGEKATFQTQINLEDSFLRMAETLQQPVIIVCDRGTMDISTYLTPDFWHRIISEEGYTDAQLRDRYDAVLHLVSAADGAEQFYTTANNAQRLEKADEEGLKIARELDKKIVSAWKGHPHLRVINNHEDFNNKLNRVLKEISNVLAIPQPIEEERKYIVKLTGEVPNAIDSDIVQTYLTGEPGSEIRLRRRGFEGGKYVYVHTTKKRISDNEQIETERQINANLYESMLQQADPYRQRIHKHRKSFIWKGQYFELDEFLEPVSDLMILETRGISANESVKFPPFIQVLEDITGNSKYYNYNIALKR; via the coding sequence ATGAATCAGATTAAGAAGATTGTACTGACGGGTGGACCTTGTGCGGGCAAGACTACCGCTATGGTTAAGGTGATTGAACATTTCTCCAGTCTCGGCTATAAGGTCTTTACCATTCCCGAGGTTCCAACCATGTTCACCCAGGCGGGCATGAATTATCTCACCTCCAACAAGGATTTTTTCTTCGAGGGCGAGAAGGCTACTTTTCAGACTCAGATCAACCTGGAAGACAGTTTCCTGCGCATGGCTGAAACATTGCAGCAGCCGGTCATCATCGTCTGCGATCGTGGTACGATGGATATTTCTACCTATCTCACTCCCGATTTCTGGCACCGCATCATCTCTGAAGAGGGCTATACAGATGCCCAGCTTCGCGACCGCTATGATGCTGTGCTGCATCTGGTGAGTGCTGCTGATGGTGCCGAGCAGTTTTATACTACAGCCAACAATGCGCAGCGCCTGGAGAAGGCCGATGAAGAAGGACTGAAGATTGCGCGAGAGTTGGACAAGAAGATTGTTTCTGCATGGAAGGGGCATCCTCATCTCAGGGTAATCAATAACCACGAAGATTTCAACAACAAGCTGAACCGTGTGCTCAAGGAGATAAGCAATGTGCTTGCCATTCCGCAGCCGATAGAGGAGGAGCGAAAATATATCGTGAAGCTGACGGGCGAGGTTCCTAATGCGATAGACAGCGATATTGTTCAGACTTATCTTACGGGTGAGCCGGGCAGCGAGATTCGTCTTCGCCGTCGCGGTTTCGAGGGAGGCAAGTATGTGTATGTTCACACCACCAAGAAGCGTATTTCAGACAATGAGCAGATTGAGACTGAGCGACAGATCAATGCCAATCTTTACGAGAGTATGCTTCAGCAGGCTGACCCTTACCGCCAGCGCATTCATAAGCATCGCAAGAGTTTTATCTGGAAGGGCCAGTATTTCGAGCTCGACGAGTTTCTTGAGCCGGTTTCCGACCTGATGATTCTTGAAACCCGCGGCATTTCAGCCAACGAGAGCGTGAAGTTTCCTCCTTTCATTCAGGTGCTGGAGGATATTACGGGCAACAGCAAATATTATAATTATAACATAGCGCTGAAGCGGTAA
- a CDS encoding DUF4468 domain-containing protein codes for MKKIIIPIFMLLPLMTAQAQTVLTEEQQLEQAQKQLEAAKKALEVAKIKAQAAKLKAQADSINAASAKAEAEAKTAEAKKGNATEPEPVVVKEPTTSTTGWAIPVAVAAKPKEAAKPANKLANGTIAKVDMKYLAGAITYNDENKIEFTLDTDANGKTAKQIYDIVLKYMSELTQNEQNIASRVALVNDAEHVIANTMDEWLVFSQSFISLDRTEFKYQLVARISDNHLNLSLGRIIYNYEEGRSTGFKEPAEEVISDKIALNKKQNDLAKIFGKFRRCTIDRKDQIFAELAALVKQ; via the coding sequence ATGAAAAAAATCATCATCCCCATATTTATGCTCCTCCCGCTGATGACTGCACAGGCCCAAACCGTGCTGACTGAAGAGCAGCAGCTGGAACAGGCACAGAAACAGCTGGAAGCTGCCAAGAAGGCACTGGAAGTGGCTAAGATAAAAGCACAGGCTGCCAAACTGAAGGCTCAGGCCGACAGCATCAACGCTGCAAGCGCCAAGGCTGAAGCTGAAGCAAAAACGGCTGAAGCAAAGAAGGGCAATGCTACTGAGCCAGAACCAGTTGTTGTAAAGGAGCCAACCACATCAACCACGGGATGGGCGATTCCTGTTGCCGTAGCCGCTAAGCCAAAGGAGGCTGCCAAGCCTGCCAACAAGCTGGCAAATGGCACAATAGCCAAAGTGGACATGAAATATCTGGCAGGCGCTATCACATATAATGATGAAAACAAGATAGAATTCACACTCGATACGGATGCTAACGGAAAAACTGCCAAGCAGATTTACGACATCGTATTAAAATACATGAGTGAACTGACACAGAACGAGCAGAACATAGCAAGCCGGGTAGCACTGGTAAACGATGCTGAACACGTCATCGCCAACACGATGGACGAATGGCTCGTTTTCAGCCAGTCATTCATCTCGCTCGACCGCACGGAATTCAAATACCAGCTGGTAGCCAGGATTTCAGACAATCATCTGAATCTCTCGCTCGGCCGCATCATCTACAACTACGAGGAAGGAAGAAGCACCGGTTTCAAGGAACCTGCAGAAGAGGTAATCAGTGACAAGATTGCGCTCAACAAGAAGCAGAACGACCTGGCTAAGATCTTCGGAAAGTTCCGTAGATGCACCATCGACCGCAAGGACCAGATATTCGCAGAGTTAGCTGCATTAGTAAAACAATAA
- a CDS encoding DNA alkylation repair protein: MTSLQERLFAMQDKQYAAFQAKLTPGVPVESFIGIRVPVLRKFAKEFTKEAESEEFLHQLPHKYYDENMLHGLLISEVKDYGECIRLTDTFLPFVDNWAVCDIMSPKVFAKHKKELLAKIKTWSKSSHVYTCRFGIEILMSHYLDKDFKAEYLEIPASVRSEEYYVKMMVAWFFATALAKQWNQAIPYIEQNRLASWTHNKTIQKAIESYRITPEQKEYLRTLKIK, from the coding sequence ATGACTTCACTTCAAGAAAGACTGTTCGCCATGCAGGATAAGCAGTATGCTGCTTTCCAGGCTAAACTGACACCGGGAGTGCCTGTGGAGAGTTTCATAGGCATTCGTGTGCCTGTGCTCCGCAAGTTCGCAAAAGAGTTTACAAAGGAGGCAGAAAGCGAGGAATTCCTGCATCAGCTTCCTCATAAATACTACGATGAGAACATGCTTCACGGTCTCCTCATTTCCGAGGTAAAGGACTACGGGGAATGCATTCGTCTTACAGACACCTTCCTGCCTTTCGTGGACAACTGGGCAGTTTGCGACATCATGTCTCCGAAGGTGTTTGCCAAACACAAGAAGGAACTGTTGGCAAAGATCAAGACTTGGAGCAAATCGTCACACGTTTATACCTGTCGCTTTGGAATAGAGATACTTATGTCTCATTATCTGGACAAAGACTTCAAGGCTGAATATCTTGAAATTCCTGCATCAGTAAGGAGCGAAGAGTATTACGTAAAGATGATGGTAGCCTGGTTCTTCGCCACCGCTCTTGCCAAGCAATGGAACCAGGCGATTCCCTACATCGAACAAAACCGCCTTGCTTCCTGGACGCACAACAAGACCATCCAGAAGGCCATCGAGAGCTACAGAATCACGCCCGAGCAGAAGGAATATCTGCGGACATTGAAGATAAAATAA
- the trxA gene encoding thioredoxin: protein METFNNVINSGQLVLVDFFATWCQPCKAMHPILEQVKSVLGDRIRIIKVDVDKYGVTASQYRIQSVPTLMLFRNGEVLWRTSGVVDKAELLATLDPFLI, encoded by the coding sequence ATGGAGACATTTAATAATGTAATAAACAGTGGCCAGCTTGTTCTGGTCGATTTCTTTGCTACCTGGTGCCAACCTTGCAAGGCGATGCACCCCATTCTGGAGCAGGTGAAGAGTGTATTGGGCGACCGCATCCGAATCATCAAGGTGGATGTAGATAAGTACGGCGTAACAGCAAGCCAATACCGCATCCAATCCGTGCCTACGCTGATGCTCTTCCGAAACGGAGAAGTATTATGGCGCACAAGCGGTGTGGTAGATAAAGCCGAACTTCTGGCTACGCTTGATCCATTCTTGATATAA
- a CDS encoding AlkZ-related protein: MNFPEIYSATGMMELIQKIGFLPLLDSGIEGFSAEDIVAEDCGYVRLPEGGWDWPLWKWKGEIVQEMPCMYGKFFNKKAGFISQEWWPDFCNYRRSKYPRPDEESIEGAILCTLQSTGSLITRELRAACGFTGKGMRSKFDGYLTRLEMATYIVTEDFIYPRDKHNHEYGWGWSLLNTPEDLYGREACQCNRTPLESYQRIFEHLKEILPDASDKQIIKLIG; this comes from the coding sequence ATGAATTTTCCAGAAATATATTCAGCAACAGGCATGATGGAGCTGATTCAGAAGATCGGCTTCCTCCCTCTCCTCGATAGTGGCATTGAAGGATTCTCTGCCGAAGACATCGTGGCGGAGGATTGCGGTTACGTAAGACTTCCTGAAGGCGGTTGGGACTGGCCGCTTTGGAAATGGAAGGGCGAGATTGTGCAGGAAATGCCGTGTATGTACGGAAAGTTCTTTAACAAGAAAGCAGGATTCATCAGCCAGGAATGGTGGCCGGACTTCTGCAACTACAGAAGAAGCAAATACCCCCGTCCGGATGAAGAATCGATAGAAGGAGCCATTCTCTGCACGCTTCAATCTACTGGCAGTCTCATCACGAGAGAACTTCGGGCAGCCTGCGGTTTCACGGGCAAGGGAATGAGAAGCAAGTTTGACGGTTATCTCACCCGACTGGAAATGGCAACTTACATCGTGACCGAGGATTTCATCTACCCTCGCGACAAACACAATCATGAATATGGTTGGGGTTGGTCGCTGCTCAATACTCCCGAAGATCTCTATGGCAGGGAGGCTTGCCAATGCAACCGAACTCCCCTAGAATCTTATCAGAGGATTTTCGAACATCTGAAAGAAATCCTGCCTGATGCTTCAGATAAACAGATCATTAAATTAATAGGATAA
- a CDS encoding HU family DNA-binding protein, with amino-acid sequence MINYSIVMRSVNANLLEINQAKSRINQAKKEGKTPDPKDLELVKTEKQNAFAISQYTDIMTIEKFAKHITSHGSVYSRADISAILYIAVDCMREMLLEGKKIRLGDLGDFSLLLTSKGAEDADKFTAQNITGVKVQWEPDQEFKNLRDDAEFNLVASRSAQAAVIKAIKEGKTNVDLNAPMTPDNTSGGSTPGGSSTGQTGSEGQGSESGGGTTGKDDTGDGLE; translated from the coding sequence ATGATTAATTACAGCATCGTAATGCGTAGCGTGAACGCAAATCTTCTGGAAATCAACCAGGCTAAGTCACGCATCAACCAGGCGAAGAAGGAGGGTAAGACCCCTGACCCAAAGGACCTGGAACTCGTGAAGACCGAGAAGCAGAATGCTTTTGCTATCTCACAGTACACCGACATCATGACTATCGAGAAGTTTGCCAAGCACATCACCTCTCATGGCAGTGTTTATTCAAGAGCCGACATCAGCGCCATCCTCTACATTGCCGTAGACTGCATGCGTGAGATGTTGCTTGAGGGCAAGAAAATCCGTCTGGGCGATCTCGGTGATTTCTCTCTCCTTCTCACCTCGAAGGGTGCTGAGGATGCTGACAAGTTCACCGCTCAGAACATCACCGGTGTGAAGGTTCAGTGGGAGCCAGATCAGGAGTTCAAGAACCTTCGCGATGACGCCGAGTTCAACCTCGTAGCCAGCCGCAGTGCTCAGGCAGCCGTTATCAAGGCTATTAAGGAGGGTAAGACCAACGTTGACCTCAACGCGCCAATGACTCCGGATAATACGTCAGGCGGTTCTACCCCAGGTGGTTCAAGCACCGGTCAGACCGGCAGCGAAGGCCAAGGCTCTGAATCAGGCGGCGGTACTACCGGCAAGGACGATACTGGCGACGGCCTTGAATAG
- a CDS encoding YccF domain-containing protein: MRIIGNLLWWLFGGLEAAIGYFTGSLALACTIIGIPFAIQTFKIGLLCLWPFGSTVRESNSPTGCIRIPLNLLWLIFGGLWACLMHLFFGFLLCITIVGIPWGKQHFKMAALSLAPFGKDVELGF; encoded by the coding sequence ATGCGCATAATAGGAAACTTACTTTGGTGGCTCTTCGGAGGTCTCGAAGCTGCCATCGGTTATTTCACCGGAAGTCTGGCTCTTGCATGTACTATCATCGGCATTCCGTTTGCAATACAGACATTCAAGATTGGTCTGCTCTGCCTATGGCCTTTTGGCTCTACGGTAAGAGAATCGAATAGTCCTACAGGTTGCATTCGCATCCCGTTGAATTTACTCTGGCTGATTTTCGGAGGATTGTGGGCTTGCCTCATGCATCTGTTCTTCGGCTTTCTCTTATGTATAACCATTGTCGGCATTCCTTGGGGAAAACAGCATTTCAAGATGGCCGCGCTTTCGCTCGCACCATTCGGTAAGGATGTGGAGTTGGGATTTTAA
- a CDS encoding smalltalk protein, with amino-acid sequence MKANTWKTILQIAISILTAIATTLGVTSCMG; translated from the coding sequence ATGAAAGCGAACACTTGGAAAACAATTCTTCAGATAGCCATCAGCATTCTGACCGCTATCGCTACTACGCTCGGAGTAACGAGCTGCATGGGATAA
- a CDS encoding YqiA/YcfP family alpha/beta fold hydrolase has product MKKLLFLHGFFATGSCPMARALKEAFEGTAVVLTPDLPLHPKEALKEIRSIIDREQPDLLLGNSCGSFLAQMLAPVVGIPALLGNPYFMMTEFLKERIGEHEYKAPRRDGNQRLVIDEALIEEFAELEAVQFDHCNPYYKNRVWGLFGEQDTLAHFSPLFLQHYNQAFHFPGGHTPTEQEVKTWYAPLAQKMLMEFSAKEERYFQHFKGGKYKFIHSAFDSETQERMVVYQALYGDQAYWVRPEDMFFGKVTRDGRTFNRFTEIDR; this is encoded by the coding sequence ATGAAGAAGCTATTATTCCTACACGGATTCTTCGCCACGGGCAGCTGTCCGATGGCGAGAGCCTTGAAAGAGGCGTTTGAGGGAACGGCGGTGGTGCTGACTCCCGACTTGCCATTGCACCCAAAGGAGGCACTGAAGGAGATTCGCTCCATCATCGACCGGGAGCAGCCCGACTTGCTTCTGGGCAACAGCTGCGGCTCTTTCCTCGCCCAGATGCTGGCTCCGGTGGTGGGCATTCCTGCCCTGCTCGGCAATCCGTATTTCATGATGACGGAGTTTCTGAAGGAGCGAATCGGCGAGCATGAATACAAGGCACCGAGAAGGGACGGAAATCAGCGGCTGGTGATTGACGAGGCGCTGATTGAGGAGTTTGCGGAACTGGAAGCCGTGCAGTTCGACCATTGCAACCCCTATTATAAGAATCGTGTGTGGGGACTTTTTGGTGAGCAGGACACCCTGGCTCACTTCTCCCCTCTTTTCCTGCAGCATTACAACCAAGCCTTCCATTTCCCTGGCGGTCATACGCCTACAGAGCAGGAGGTGAAGACCTGGTACGCTCCCCTTGCCCAGAAAATGCTGATGGAGTTTTCAGCAAAGGAAGAAAGATATTTCCAGCACTTTAAGGGCGGCAAATATAAGTTCATCCATTCTGCCTTCGACTCCGAGACTCAGGAGCGCATGGTGGTTTATCAGGCTCTCTATGGAGACCAAGCCTATTGGGTAAGACCGGAAGATATGTTCTTCGGGAAAGTTACGAGGGACGGCAGAACTTTTAATCGTTTCACGGAAATAGACAGATAA
- a CDS encoding flavin reductase family protein has product MKSFAPKPWFAPQPVLIIGTYNKEGVANAMNAAWAGQWDMKEIMISMGNHVTTDNLKLGGEFTVSFATKKTMVASDFVGIVSAKNDPKKMEKTGWNIEKATMVNAPVFTDFPMTLECRIKEKYDESETGYYLVAEIVNILVDEKYLAEDGNPNMEKMELIVFDPIHHSYIQLGEKVGNAFSDGKALK; this is encoded by the coding sequence ATGAAAAGTTTTGCACCAAAGCCGTGGTTTGCACCACAACCTGTGCTGATTATCGGCACATATAATAAGGAAGGAGTTGCCAACGCCATGAATGCTGCCTGGGCAGGACAGTGGGACATGAAGGAAATTATGATCTCGATGGGAAATCACGTCACCACAGACAACCTGAAGCTTGGCGGTGAGTTTACCGTTTCCTTCGCTACCAAGAAAACCATGGTGGCTTCTGATTTCGTGGGCATTGTTTCAGCCAAGAACGACCCGAAGAAAATGGAGAAGACGGGATGGAATATCGAGAAGGCGACAATGGTTAACGCTCCTGTGTTCACCGATTTCCCGATGACCCTGGAGTGCCGCATCAAGGAGAAATACGACGAAAGCGAAACCGGTTATTATCTCGTTGCCGAAATCGTCAATATTCTTGTGGATGAGAAGTATCTGGCAGAAGACGGAAATCCAAACATGGAGAAAATGGAGCTGATTGTCTTCGACCCTATTCATCATAGCTATATCCAGTTGGGCGAGAAAGTCGGTAACGCATTCTCTGACGGCAAGGCTTTGAAATAA
- the trxB gene encoding thioredoxin-disulfide reductase, which yields MEKIKTLIIGSGPAGYTAAIYAGRANLQPVLYSGMQPGGQLTITTEVENFPGYPNGVDGTQMMMDMKEQAARFGAEMRDGSIVKADFSSRPFHLTDERDNEIEAETVIIATGASAKYLGLADEEKYRGQGVSACATCDGFFYRKRTVAVVGGGDTACEEAMYLSGLAKKVYMIVRKPYLRASEIMQQRVKNKENIEILFETNTLGLFGKNGVEGAHLVRHKGEANEEKFDISIDGFFLAIGHKPNTDLFKGQIDLDEQGFIKVVPGTATTNIPGVFAAGDVADPIYRQGVVAAGSGAKAAIEADRFLQQQ from the coding sequence ATGGAAAAGATAAAGACATTAATTATAGGTAGCGGTCCTGCGGGATATACTGCTGCCATTTATGCCGGCAGAGCCAACCTGCAGCCAGTACTCTATTCAGGTATGCAGCCGGGCGGACAGCTCACCATCACCACAGAGGTAGAAAACTTTCCGGGCTATCCTAACGGCGTAGACGGAACGCAGATGATGATGGACATGAAGGAACAGGCAGCCCGATTCGGAGCTGAAATGAGAGACGGAAGCATCGTGAAGGCAGATTTCAGCTCACGCCCATTTCATCTTACCGATGAGCGCGACAACGAGATTGAGGCAGAAACCGTGATCATTGCCACAGGAGCATCTGCCAAATATCTGGGTCTTGCCGATGAAGAGAAATATCGCGGACAGGGCGTTTCAGCCTGCGCTACCTGTGACGGATTCTTCTACCGCAAGCGCACCGTAGCCGTAGTGGGCGGTGGCGATACTGCCTGCGAAGAGGCCATGTATCTATCCGGACTTGCCAAGAAGGTTTACATGATTGTACGCAAGCCTTATCTCCGTGCTTCAGAAATCATGCAGCAACGTGTAAAGAACAAGGAGAACATCGAGATTCTGTTCGAAACCAATACGCTGGGGCTCTTCGGCAAGAACGGTGTAGAAGGTGCTCATCTCGTGCGCCACAAGGGCGAAGCCAATGAAGAGAAGTTTGACATCAGCATCGACGGATTCTTCCTGGCTATCGGACATAAGCCTAACACCGACCTCTTCAAGGGGCAGATAGATCTCGACGAGCAGGGCTTCATCAAAGTAGTGCCAGGTACTGCCACCACCAACATTCCGGGTGTTTTCGCAGCAGGCGATGTGGCCGACCCAATCTACCGCCAGGGTGTTGTTGCCGCAGGCTCGGGAGCCAAGGCAGCCATCGAAGCCGACAGATTCCTGCAGCAACAGTAA
- a CDS encoding DUF3127 domain-containing protein: protein MNGMFMRVVQQGEAFAVQSQKSENGQMMKCNIVLQEMGGKYENQYAAAMLGNMAQCKYAPGELVAVTLRFTTHEHNGQVYQDILVTDIEKVKG from the coding sequence ATGAACGGAATGTTTATGAGAGTGGTGCAGCAGGGCGAGGCGTTCGCTGTACAGAGTCAGAAAAGTGAGAACGGACAGATGATGAAATGCAACATCGTTCTCCAGGAGATGGGCGGCAAGTATGAGAACCAGTATGCTGCGGCAATGCTGGGCAATATGGCCCAGTGTAAGTATGCTCCGGGCGAGCTGGTGGCTGTTACGCTCCGCTTTACTACCCATGAGCACAATGGTCAGGTTTATCAGGATATTCTGGTTACGGACATTGAAAAGGTAAAAGGGTAA